A DNA window from Brassica napus cultivar Da-Ae chromosome C1, Da-Ae, whole genome shotgun sequence contains the following coding sequences:
- the LOC125580750 gene encoding uncharacterized protein LOC125580750 produces the protein MFRRRYRMSRPLFLCIVDAVENHDNYIKQRRDIIGRLGLPSLQKITVVFRMLAYGLPADTTDEYIKIGESTAIKSMKRFCRAIVEIFSEEYLRSPTHADVSRLLYIGELRGFPGMLGSLYCMHWKWKNCPTAWGQYSGRSGSPTIILEAVADYDLWIWHAYFGMPGSNNDINVLEPSYLFSNLAQGIAPHAHYIIQGNEYNMGYYLADGIYPKWSTIVQTIHETRG, from the coding sequence ATGTTTCGTAGGAGATATCGTATGTCTCGTCCTTTATTTCTTTGTATCGTTGATGCGGTTGAAAATCATGACAACTACATCAAACAACGAAGGGATATAATCGGTAGACTTGGTTTACCATCTCTTCAAAAAATAACTGTCGTCTTTCGGATGCTAGCTTATGGTTTACCAGCTGATACAACAGACGAATACATAAAAATTGGCGAATCAACAGCAATCAAAAGCATGAAAAGATTTTGTCGAGCTATAGTGGAGATATTCTCAGAGGAGTACTTACGATCACCAACACATGCCGATGTTTCAAGACTTTTGTATATTGGTGAACTACGAGGTTTTCCGGGAATGTTAGGAAGCTTATATTGCATGCATTGGAAGTGGAAAAATTGTCCTACCGCTTGGGGACAATATTCAGGTCGTAGTGGATCACCAACTATAATTCTTGAAGCTGTTGCGGAttatgatctttggatatggcatgcaTATTTTGGGATGCCTGGCAGCAATAACGATATCAATGTGTTGGAACCCTCCTATCTTTTCTCCAATCTCGCTCAAGGTATTGCACCTCATGCTCATTATATTATTCAAggaaatgaatataatatgggGTATTATTTGGCTGATGgaatatatccaaaatggtctACCATAGTCCAAACTATTCACGAGACAAGAGGTTAA